The following are encoded together in the Kwoniella europaea PYCC6329 chromosome 1, complete sequence genome:
- a CDS encoding anthranilate phosphoribosyltransferase, with amino-acid sequence MSSQYTPETFKVLLKKLVQTPDDFTPEDCAQCFRHLCVQGASEAQAGAFLTALTLSGLESSPDIVAACASVLREHAVSVTDLIPEGDGYAGLVDIVGTGGDGWDTYNVSTTAAVVVAGAGVRVAKHGSKAATSTSGSADLLLSLDCRLAFPVSEVHTFLEHSPFLFLFAPHYHPSLAHIAPIRRNLNFRTIFNVLGPLINPARPQRMLLGVAKQELGDTFAEVLRLLNVERALVVCGKEGLDEISPAGETWTWWLENGQITKGSIHPTEDFGLPLHSLSSVRGSTPDLNALTFQSIMSNSPAPPHLSSPASADSPSLDTIRDYVLLNAAALLHVSGKAKSWKEGVDIAREAIESGGALAAFEGFRDASKKAMGEHVNEMAVEDDGGIAAKNGFVKAWLKERGRKRADPTKQD; translated from the exons ATGTCATCCCAATACACACCAGAGACCTTCAAGGTCCTCCTCAAGAAGCTCGTCCAGACGCCTGACGACTTTACTCCCGAAGATTGCGCTCAGTGCTTCCGTCATCTATGTGTTCAAGGAGCCAGCGAAGCTCAA GCTGGCGCCTTCCTTACTGCTCTCACTCTGTCCGGTCTCGAGTCCTCTCCCGACATCGTCGCTGCTTGCGCAAGCGTTCTCCGAGAACATGCAGTATCAGTGACAGATTTGATACCAGAG GGTGATGGGTATGCCGGACTAGTAGATATAGTAGGAACAGGCGGAGATGGCTGGGATACATATAATGTATCTACCACAGCTGCTGTGGTGGTCGCAGGTGCTGGTGTGAGAGTAgcgaag CACGGCTCAAAAGCAGCTACTTCGACCTCTGGTTCAGCCGACTTACTTCTCTCGCTTGACTGTCGATTGGCTTTCCCAGTATCAGAAGTACATACTTTCCTTGAGCACTCGCcgtttctcttcctcttcgctcCTCACTATCATCCCTCATTAGCTCACATCGCTCCTATCCGACGTAATCTTAACTTCCGAACGATATTCAATGTCCTTGgacctttgatcaatcccGCAAGACCACAGAGAATGTTACTTGGTGTAGCTAAGCAGGAATTAGGAGATACGTTCGCGGAAGTGTTGAGGTTACTGAATGTCGAAAGGGCTTTGGTGGTCTGTGGAAAAGAGGGATTGGATGAGATTAGTCCGGCTGGCGAAACTTGG ACCTGGTGGCTAGAGAATGGACAAATAACCAAAGGATCCATCCACCCTACTGAGGATTTCGGACTACCccttcattccctttcctccGTTAGAGGATCGACCCCCGATCTGAATGCGTTaaccttccaatccatcatgtCCAATTCCCCTGctccacctcatctctcctctcctGCCAGTGCAGACTCGCCATCGCTAGATACCATACGTGACTACGTGTTACTCAACGCTGCTGCTTTGCTGCACGTATCGGGCAAAGCGAAATcatggaaagaaggtgtagaCATTGCTCGAGAAGCGATAGAGTCTGGCGGAGCGTTGGCTGCGTTTGAAGGATTTAGAGATGCCAGTAAGAAAGCTATGGGCGAGCACGTCAACGAGATGGctgtggaggatgatggtggtataGCAGCGAAGAACGGGTTCGTTAAAGCTTGGTTGAAAGAGAGGGGTCGAAAGAGGGCGGATCCCACGAAACAGGATTAA
- a CDS encoding polynucleotide kinase 3'-phosphatase yields MPAVKRAAEGPEPPAKKRAQFPKNRDDWIWWHSSVPELLKKEHEEGRHLIVISNQGDPRDKIKSEWRAKLSLIAAKLPKEVPIRILAALSKSDVYRKPNIGMYEVVEKIYRDRGLEIDLENSIFLGDAAGRAAKGSQGKDHGDTDYKFALNVGLKFVTPEEHFLKHPRPHFPEPPNGFRPAKLGNLASLPHIVPSHTPITRSTLEIVLFVGPPASGKSSFFRKHFVAPEGYEHINQDLLGTRDRCLRIAEQFLIAGKKVVVDNTNRNRETRAHWIRLAMKLKIPIRLFHFLCPLELAKHNNVYRACYGPPDEPTRTLLPTLAFTSYAGAFEKPSIDEGFDEIRGVNFHFEGSEEQRRKWDMYMLEPKR; encoded by the exons ATGCCGGCAGTGAAGAGGGCTGCTGAGGGGCCAGAACCACCGGCGAAGAAGC GAGCTCAGTTTCCGAAGAATCGAGATGATTGGATATGGTGGCATTCGTCTGTACCCGAATTACTCAAGAAAGAACATGAAGAAGGTAGACATCTGATAGTCATTTCGAATCAAGGTGATCCGAGAGATAAGATAAAATCGGAATGGAGAGCTAAACTCTCCTTGATAGCCGCCAAG TTACCGAAGGAAGTTCCGATACGTATATTGGCAGCATTGTCAAAGTCAGACGTATATCGAAAACCTAATATAGGAATGTATGAAGTAGTAGAAAAGATATATAGAGATAGAGGATTAGAGATAGATCTCGAGAATTCAATATTTTTAGGTGATGCTGCTGGTAGAGCTGCGAAAGGATCACAAGGGAAAGATCATGGTGATACGGATTATAAGTTTGCTTTGAATGTGGGTCTGAAGTTCGTCACTCCTGAG GAACACTTCCTTAAACACCCTCGTCCACATTTCCCGGAACCTCCAAATGGGTTCAGACCTGCTAAACTTGGTAATCTTGCATCTC TTCCTCATATCGTCCCATCGCATACTCCAATCACTCGTTCGACGTTAGAAATCGTCTTATTCGTCGGTCCACCCGCTTCTGGCAAATCGTCTTTCTTTCGAAAACATTTCGTCGCTCCGGAAGGCTACGAGCATATCAACCAAGATCTGCTAGGTACAAGAGATAGATGTTTGAGGATCGCCGAACAATTTTTGATCGCGGGCAAAAAAGTAGTAGTGGATAACACGAATCGTAATAGGGAGACCAGAGCTCATTGGATAAGGTTGGCTATGAAATTGAAGATACCTATAAG GCTATTTCACTTCTTATGTCCATTGGAACTTGCCAAGCACAACAACGTATACAGAGCATGTTATGGACCACCTGACGAACCTACTCGCACGCTCTTACCTACTTTGGCGTTTACTAGTTACGCAGGAGCTTTCGAGAAACCCTCGATAGATGAAGGATTCGATGAGATTAGAGGAGTCAACTTCCATTTTGAAGGTTCAGAGGagcaaagaaggaaatgggATATGTATATGTTAGAACCTAAAAGATAG